In Pseudorasbora parva isolate DD20220531a chromosome 9, ASM2467924v1, whole genome shotgun sequence, the following proteins share a genomic window:
- the acadm gene encoding medium-chain specific acyl-CoA dehydrogenase, mitochondrial: MLFNKVLRAGVQAGLRFQSSGPQASAKAATATLKGAHGGFSFELTDQQKEFQEVARKFAREEIVPAASSYDRSGEYPFPLIKRAWELGLMNGHIPEDCGGMGLGIFDACLITEELAFGCTGVQTAIEANSLGQMPVIIAGNDAQKKKYLGRMTEEPLMCAYCVTEPGAGSDVAAIKTRAVKKGDEYVVNGQKMWITNGGKANWYFLLARTDSDPKCPASKAFTGFIVEADTPGLQPGRKEINMGQRCSDTRGITFEDVRIPKENVLIGEGAGFKIAMGAFDKTRPPVAAGAVGLAQRALEEATKYALERKTFGKFIAEHQAVSFLLAEMAMKVELARMAYQRAAWEVDEGRRNTYYASIAKAFAGDIANQCATDAVQIFGGNGFNSEYPVEKLMRDAKIYQIYEGTAQIQRLIISREHLGRFKQ; encoded by the exons ATGCTTTTTAATAAG GTTTTAAGGGCAGGTGTTCAGGCTGGACTCAGGTTTCAAAGTTCTGGCCCTCAAGCTAGTGCCAAAGCAGCGACTGCCACCTTGAAAGGAGCTCATGGAGGCTTCAGCTTTG AATTAACTGACCAGCAGAAAGAATTCCAGGAGGTGGCAAGGAAGTTTGCACGAGAGGAGATTGTCCCAGCTGCCTCATCGTATGACAGGAGCGGTGAA TATCCATTTCCTCTCATTAAGAGAGCATGGGAGCTGGGTCTAATGAATGGACATATTCCAGAGGACTGTG GTGGAATGGGTTTGGGCATATTTGATGCCTGTCTTATCACAGAGGAGCTAGCCTTTGGCTGCACTGGTGTACAGACAGCCATTGAGGCAAACTCTCTGGGA cAAATGCCAGTCATTATTGCTGGTAATGATGCCCAGAAGAAGAAATATTTGGGCAGAATGACGGAAGAACCACtaatgtgt GCATACTGTGTAACCGAGCCGGGAGCAGGCTCTGACGTGGCTGCGATAAAGACCCGAGCTGTGAAGAAAGGAGATGAGTATGTAGTCAACGGTCAGAAAATGTGGATCACCAATGGAGGAAAAGCAAACTG GTACTTCCTGCTGGCCCGCACAGATTCCGATCCCAAATGTCCTGCCAGTAAGGCTTTCACAGGCTTTATTGTTGAAGCTGACACCCCAGGACTCCAGCCTGGAAGAAAG GAAATTAACATGGGCCAGAGATGCTCAGACACCAGGGGCATCACCTTTGAGGATGTAAGAATCCCGAAGGAGAATGTTTTGATTGGAGAAGGAGCTGGCTTTAAGATTGCCATGGGTGCATTTGACAAGACCAGACCACCA GTGGCTGCTGGTGCAGTGGGACTTGCACAGAGAGCACTGGAAGAGGCCACAAAGTATGCTTTGGAAAGAAAGACTTTTGGCAAGTTTATTGCAGAG CACCAGGCAGTGTCATTCCTTCTGGCTGAAATGGCCATGAAAGTGGAGCTTGCCAGGATGGCCTATCAGAGAGCAGCTTGGGAAGTGGATGAGGGCCGCAGGAACACCTACTATGCTTCGATTGCCAAAGCCTTTGCTGGAGACATTGCAAACCAGTGTGCCACTGATGCCGTCCAGATCTTTGGTGGGAATGGTTTCAATAGTGAATATCCTGTGGAGAAGCTGATGAGAGACGCTAAAATTTACCAG ATTTATGAAGGGACTGCTCAAATCCAAAGGCTCATCATCTCAAGAGAACATCTTGGAAGATTCAAACAGTGA
- the rabggtb gene encoding geranylgeranyl transferase type-2 subunit beta, with the protein MGTQVKDVIIKPDAPNTLLLDKHADYIAAYGTKKDDYEYTLSEYLRMSGIYWGLTVMDLMGQLSRMNREEIIDFIKSCQHDCGGISASIGHDPHLLYTLSAVQILSLYDSINVIDVDKVVDYVRGLQQEDGSFAGDKWGEIDTRFSFCAVATLALLGKLDAINMDKAVEFVLSCMNFDGGFGCRPGSESHAGQIYCCTGFLSVTGQLHQVNADLLGWWLCERQLPSGGLNGRPEKLPDVCYSWWVLASLKIIGRIHWIDKAKLRNFILACQDEETGGFADRPGDMVDPFHTLFGVAGLSLLGDEQIKPVNPVFCMPEDVLQRIGLQPDLLS; encoded by the exons ATG GGAACCCAGGTTAAAGACGTGATCATTAAACCTGATGCTCCAAACACTCTCCTCCTAGACAAGCATGCAGACTATATTGCAGCCTATGGCACCAAGAAGGATGATTAT GAGTACACGCTGTCAGAGTACTTGAGAATGAGTGGCATCTACTGGGGTCTGACAGTGATGGACCTGATGGGTCAGCTCTCTCGAATGAACCGTGAGGAGATCATAGACTTCATCAAGTCCTGCCAGCATGACTGTGGAGGCATCAGCGCCAGCATCGGACACGACCCTCATCTCCTCTACACCCTCAGTGCTGTACAG ATCCTGTCCTTGTATGATAGCATTAATGTCATTGATGTGGACAAAGTGGTGGACTATGTTAGAGGACTGCAGCAGGAGGACGGCTCATTCGCCGGGGACAAATGgg GTGAAATAGATACACGATTCTCCTTTTGTGCGGTTGCAACGTTGGCACTACTG GGCAAGTTGGATGCGATAAACATGGACAAGGCTGTTGAGTTTGTGCTGTCCTGTATGAACTTTGATGGTGGGTTTGGTTGTAGGCCTGGTTCAGAGTCCCACGCTGGTCAG ATTTACTGCTGCACAGGTTTCTTGTCCGTCACCGGGCAGCTTCATCAAGTAAATGCAGATCTGTTGGGCTGGTGGCTCTGTGAAAGACAGTTGCCATCGGGAGGCCTGAATGGAAGACCAGAGAAG CTGCCTGATGTCTGCTATTCCTGGTGGGTTCTTGCATCTTTGAAGATCATTGGCAGAATTCACTGGATTGACAAAGCAAAACTGCGCAATTTTATTCTTGCTTGCCAGGATGAAGAGACCGGAGGCTTCGCTGACAGGCCTGGAGACATG GTGGATCCTTTCCACACTCTGTTTGGTGTAGCTGGTCTGTCTTTGCTGGGAGATGAGCAGATCAAACCGGTGAACCCTGTGTTTTGCATGCCCGAGGATGTGCTTCAGAGAATTGGCCTCCAACCAGACTTGCTGAGCTGA